ATCTGGATTGTTAAAAGGTACAGAAAAGGCAAAACCACGGGGGAGTTTGCATGAAAGATCAGTCTCTGGATGTGTGGTTCACTTTGTGTAACTCTTTCTTCAAGGTCTGCCACAGGATTCAAACGTAACCTGGTTCAGGATGAGGATCGCTTTCAGAGTTTTTGCAACAAGATCTTTGCTGGCTGGGACTTCTGCATCACCAACGAGAACGCAGCGAAGCTGAAGAGAAGCAGCTTGCTCTATGAGCTCAGGGTTGGTTGGTCGTTTTTCTTTTGAACACGACGTCTTATAGGACAGAATTTAGCAGGAGCAGTAAGATAAGATTAGGGCATCAGTGTTTACATACTCAGGGTTAGCTCAAATAGTAGTTTTTGGTGGATACGAGTAACCTCAGCAGCATAGTATAAGAACAGTATAAAGCAATATACAATATAGACGATTAATTTATCACTAAGATTTCTCgaggttgttttatttttttaaagcctttCAAAAAGCTCTTCTCATCCATGTGGACTGATTTAGTATTTTTCCTTCATAAATCTGTGTTTCCATTAACTGCATGTTCTTGTATCCCCAGACTGatttggaggaggagaggatcaAACAGAAAATAGCAGATCGCACCCGCAAACAGAGGTGTCGCATTTACCTCATCCGCCTCATTCTCAACATTTTCGTCATCGGCGTGCTGGCTGGTTGCTTCTACAGCATTTATGTAGCCACCATCTTCTCCCAGGAAGCACAGATGAACAATATAAAGGTAATGAAATGTGGCTGATGTCCTGTGACGGTCTTTTATTATAATCCTTCTGTCCAAGTAACTGCCTTTCACAACTAGATACTCCATTCAAGCTTGAAACTGTCAAGATTTTTTCCTTTTAGTTCCAGAAAGCATTTCTTAAAACTGAGCTCCTGGCTCTTTTAATATCCTCTTTCCGTTTTGTGGAATTGTTGATCAAATTTAGCCAAAAGCTTTAAACAGGCATCTAAGGTAATTAAGGAAATGCTCTCAATGGCACTTTTATTTGCaccaaagctttttttttttccactcgaTTGCAGGAGAATTTCATTGTGGATCTCATTTATGAGTATCTACCCTCAATTGTTATCACCTTGGCCAACTTCATCaccccccttctcttctccaTTATCATCAACTATGAGGACTACTCACCTGCCTTCGAGATCCGCTTCACTCTCATAAGGTACAATGGACTTCATTCACTTGCGCGTCCTTTCCCTTAATGGTGACGTTAACTTGAAAAGTAATTGCATTAGGAGACAAACACTATtaggaaaataaacataaagTAGCGCAATGACTTTCTGGTTGGCATTTTGGAAGCATTTATAGTTGTATGGACACGTTTTTATCTTGAAACACTTGAGCCAAATAGCAGTAACAACAGGAACACTAAATGGCTGACTTGCTGCCTTTTGAAACATGTATTCAGttactttctttccttctttctctctgtttttctctgccgCCTTCCTTTCTTCCCAGGTGTGTCTTCATGAGGCTGACCAGTATTGGGGTTTTGCTCTTCTCCCTCTGGTCTCAGATCACATGTAAAGAGGAGCCCTGCCTCTGTGGCTACAACCATTTGCTTTACCCTGTAAGTCATTTTCCTGCGTTCCAACATACAATGGCTTCTTGTAATAATACACAGGTGGCAGCATCAAACCCACGTTGATCTCTGCTTCAACATGCAGACCTGTAGCTCAATGCTTAGTGTTTTCCTGAAACTGTCTAAGGCTTGTAAAGCTATTAAGAGTTCATGTTTAGATATCTGGGTATATAAGTACTTTTGCTTTGTCCACCTCTTTGTTGCTGTCCTCAGTGTTGGGAGACCCGTGTGGGCCAGGAGATGTACAAACTCACCATCTTTGACTTCATCATCATTGTCGCAGTCACCATCTTTGTGGAGTTTCCCAGAAAGTAAGTCCTCATCTTAccaaaaaacatcttcatcGTCTCAGTAGAATCTTGAAAACTTCTTTGTGTGATCATCTTAACGCACTTCAAGAGGTATAGACATTTGacctttttcattctctctctctgtatgacCGCtgacatattttacagtattgttTTGAGCCTTGCTCAAGTatattcaatcaatcaatcaaactttatGTCAGACTCAGGGTCCAGATAAAAGACAGGACATGCATATAATCaattacataaaatacatataataagtattttatttttattctgtggCACCCCTTGCCTTTCCTCTGATAATACGTCCAGGTGTAAATCTTCCTCAGCCTTTGGTCTTTAGTTGCTTGTAACAGTGCCCTTGTTTTGCCCCATACTCCTCAGGTTGATAGTGAAGCACTGTGACTGTGGCCTGGCTAAGTGGTGGGGCCAGCAGGAGTTTGCTATTCCTCAGAATGTGCTCGAGATCGTCTACGGTCAGACCATCTGCTGGATCGGCACGTTCTACAGCCCGCTGCTGCCTGCCATCTGCACTATTAAATACTTCTTTATCTTCTATATCAAAAAGgtgaattttcttttcttacataCATGAATGACATGGGTCAATGCCAGAAGTTATGGTTTCCGATGTTCTATCACCTTTCTGCTCCTTGCTTGTAGGTCTCATTGATAAAGAACTGCCGTCCAGCCACACGTCCGTTCCGAGCTTCCAGCTCCAACTTCTTCTTCCTGGGTGTGCTGCTGATAGGCCTGGCCCtggcctgtctgcctgtcactGTTAGTGTAGCACAGTGAGTAATGTACTGTTCATGAGTAATACCATGTATGCTTCTCTGCAGCTTTAAGAGAACCTCAAGTGGAAGTGCTGACGTCAGAGGTCAATATTTATCTCGTGgattttattgttaaatgtaTGTAAGTGGAGACGGgatgtttgtcttttcactgACTACATAAATGTAGGACCGCTCGTTGCTGCTGCTCACATGTTTCTCTTGGCATTTGTACTCATTCAGCCATCCCTTGTTACACAGAATTAACTGTTCCCAGGCCTGTGGACCATTTGTTAATTACAACACCTCCTGGGAGGTACTGCCAGCTACAGTATCCCAGCTGCCCCAGGGAGTCCAAACACTCCTCTTCGCGCTCTCATCAGAGGCCTTCGCTGTCTCCTTCTTTGTCGTTACATGGTGCGTGTCTCCGTCAGGTATTCCAGCATTGATGATCATCGCAAGACTGACTTTTTAACTGTTGGTAACAAGTGGTCTTCtcccattttctttctcccctgcAGTTTGGCCATGTTTTATGTGATTGCACTAGCTGGAGCTCACAAGAGAGTTATTAAGCAACTAAGGGAGCAGCTGGCCATGGTAGGTTTACTCAAAACTGAATGTCTTCGTTTAAGCTATTTCAAATCTATTTCACCCTTTTCCTGTTCTATCTCTTTTCTAAATCATATGCTTGATCATCATTTGAGTTATTAGAAACATCTACATCTATCCATGTGTCACTTTGTTCCCCAGGAGGGTCGTGACAAGCTTTTCCTGATCCAAAAGCTATGCCAGGCCCAGAGGCTCTCAGCTATCAAATCCCCTGTGTCCAAGTCTCAGccccgcagcagcagcagcagcagaagcagcccCAGCTACCACACCAGCTTCTCCAACAACTTCAATGAAGGTGTGTTCCTGGCACACCCACCTCCTGACTCCTCCACACATGTGTGAGGCAAGGGCCAAAAACCAGATACAAGACTGGGCAGATGGACTGGAGttgaaaacagtttgaattgatatcttaaatgtcttttattgtgaaaacacTACAACTTGGGAGTTTCTATGGACCTGCTTACATGAATGTCTTGGCTTCTCAGTGTTCTTTTGTTGACAATCTGATTATTATAAAACTATTAAGAGGCCACAATGTTCAAgttttttaaaaccaaaacagtcatTGCTGATCAGatggtttttgtgtgtttccctgttgtATCTACTGTCATCTTTTCCTTCTGAGAAGGACGTGAATTACTTTAACCAGCTTTCTGAATTTGATgcactttaaatgtattaacactggtgttttcttacttttacAACTTTGTGTTTACAGAACAGTACGTTCGTTGTgcatcttgtgtttttcttacatctactgttatcattattaatCACTCTTGGTTGCATAATAATGCTAAGAActaatacatttcaaaatacttAAAGGTAACCGTGTTCTTTTTACTTATTACTGTGactctgtttttagtctttatgTAGATTTAGATATACACTTTccgcaaacaaaacaaagacccaaaatatatatatatatataaaatacaatatttatatatttatgtacatatattttttgCCAGTGTAGGAGGGATCTATGGATTTATAGTTTTTGCATAGAAATTTCTAAAATACAGTTGATGAAAAAATTAATAAACCAACTCTGCGGATGCCTCACTGTGTCTTGTAATACATCttgaaatatataaattgattaattaaaattatatttcacCACCAATTTCTCTGATAACCAACATATCAAACCAAATCTTATCAATTTTGCAACAATCCCGGAATTCTTGATCTTGGCTGCAAGCAGATTTATTGCTGAAGCACAAAGGACTGGGAAAAATGTGCAGCCCTTCTCCAATGTACATTCCTCAGACAGTTTATATAAATCTTAAATTATACAAAATCTATAATCTCAACCAGGAGATTGAATTTTCTTCCTAAACTTTAAGACTGTGAACAGAAACTGACGACAGAAACAGCCCGTTTAGGGAAACACTCTGCAGATCCTacagaaaagagagatgatGTGACTTTACATTCTGCATTTATTGCTCATCACTCCTTTCAAAAAGGGTTAGGGCTCCGACAGTAAGCAGCCACTGGCATATCAGATATGTTAGTTACACCCGAATAAACTAGCAGCCATGGATACAGTCACAATCACAGCAACAGCCAAAGCTCTGTCATCCTCTGGCTgatatatagaaaataaacaaacattatttgTCAAATAATCGTCATTTGCagcccttttttcttttcttttctttctctcactaaCAAGTTATACCACCTCCGGCCCAGCAGGGGTCGCTGCTCCTGACTCTTTGCTCGCTAGttgacagcagctcagctggCACGGAACCGGAGGCAGCGTGCTGTTGCTCGGCTCAACGAGAGATCAGTCAGCCAAAATGTTGAGAATTACGATCCGGGCAGACATGGGGACCCTTTGGGTGTTACTCTGTATCACCTATTCTCAATTTTTGACCGTATCCTCCGATGACATAGTGGTGGCATGCGGGGGATTTGTGAAATCCGACGTTGAAATCAACTACTCTCTGATCGAGGTGAGAGTGCAAATGTCccggctagctagctagctagcagctagccCACAGTAAGCAGTTAGCTGGTATATCGTAGTAGACTAGGTTAAAGGTTAGGCGGAGACTGGATTTGGTTGAATGAcagtttgaatgaaatgaacGGTAGTCTACTTAACCAACAGTTGCCTCTCTGTTGCTAGCAAACGTAAATTACAGCAAAAAATGTAGTCTGCCGTTAATTTAGCTATCTGCTAGTTTGCTgatttgtatgttttctgtCACGTTACGCAGTGGGCTGAAAACCCATATGTTATGTTACGTTAACGGTAATATATTAATGTTACACACGACTGCTCTGTCTTAAACCTAAAACCTGTCTGTTGACGAGGAAGACGTTAAGTGCTAGCCATCAATCCTAATCTGCTCATTCACAGGCTCCATGGGATTAGCCATTTGGCTAATTGGAGAAATTATCTAAATCCCAGATAGACTGTGCTGTTTCTGACAGCTGATACAAATTACTCAGCCAATTTGCCATTCCACTCAGTATTCAAAGCAACAGAGACTGCACCCCTGCCATAGCTGTTCAGGTTCAGGATTTAAGATATATACTTAATGATCAGTTTCTGCCTTCTGTCATGCACAGATTAAACTGTACACCAAACAAGGTTCATTGAAATATCAAACGGATTGTGCTCCAATCAATGGCTACTTCATGATCCCTCTCTATGACAAGGTATGAGATTCACTCCTTTGAGTACTTTGAATTCTTGTATTCACTGAAAGTGTTTGTACTCTAAAGATGTGTCTCTTTTACACAGGGAGACTTTGTTTTGAAGATTGAGCCTCCGCTTGGGTGGAGCTTTGGTAAGACCGTATAACAGCTGAAATTGACACAATTCAACTATTATTTATGCCAGCTGTTGTCCTGGAAATGCAAAGACCGTCTCAGAGGTCGTTTGCATTATCTGTCTACTTGCTTCTATGTCTTTTGGTCTgtcatgggtttttttttttctttaactctCACCAGAGCCGACCAGTGTCGACCTCCATGTGGATGGAGTGAGTGACATCTgtacaaaagaagaagacatcAACTTTGTTTTCACTGGCTTTTCAGTCTCAGGAACGGTGAGAATTGTTACGGATTTCCTGCCTCAttaatggaaacattttgtcttgAAGACCGTATACGCTTATCCGCACATAAACAGGTTTTAAAGCTTAAAATTGCAACTGAGATCACAATGTCCTGCAGCTTTATGCATGGTGAAAAAGTACTCGTGTACAACAGAGTGAGGTTCAACACTTCAcacttttcttgtttgtgtgtgtgcagagtatTCACCCCTCTGTAAGTTTTTTTTGCTATCAGTctaggaatgaatgaatgcatatCATGAAATATCTCCCTGGTAATAAAATGTACTCTGCATCTTTCAGGTTCTGAGTAAAGGCCATCTCCTGGGTCCAGCTGGAGTAGAAGTCAAACTCAGCCCAGTGGGAACAGAGGAGAAACTCCAGAGTGTCGTCACACAGCCTGGAGGAAAGTAAGTGGCTCACACCTTTCTGTGTTTGCACTAAACATATGTCTTAAATTGTCTGCCATTTCAAGGGCTTTCCTTTTTTGGTCTGCCTAACACAGGTATACCTTTTTAAAAGTACTCCCTGGAAATTATGACATCACAGCTTTCCATCCCTCCTGGACTCTGGAGCAGGTTGGTACCTTCACTTTTCATTAGGCTGTATCAACAGCACAGACTATATAGAATCATGAAAGGAGCATATGCGATGTTGGACATGCGTCTTTTATTTTAAGTATCATTTGGACATTAAGACATTTTGCTATGTCTTCAACATTTAGCCCTGCTGACTGCTCCTTGATCAAGCGCAAAGTACTTTGCAAGACATTGTGGTCATAGTCAAATCTTTCTTTACTGATTCCCCTAAAATGTTACTTACATTCTCTAACAGATAATTGCGGAATTAAGGTTGTTATTTATTCAGAAAAATCTCATTTAGATCATGATTTCAtttgcaagagagagagagaacactgtatactgtatgtatacaataaatcacacacaggcactgTTAAAAACTGAAGAATGTACAGTAACAGAGTAGCCCATTTAGCTCAGAATATAAATTGAGTGCCCCACAATGATGATTTCAAAAGATGGATTAAGGCTTTTGGAACAGAGTTGGGACAGATCAGCAGGTTTGTAACTAATGATTTCAAGCAGCAGTCAGATTAGACCTGTGTTTGACATCTTTCCCATACTCGGGTATTAACACTGCTGGGCACCACAGTGTCACAGTTCTCCATCTGAGTAGTCTCATTAATACGGTGAAGGATGCTTGATCTCAGGTCTTTTTTAATTCTGTACCACTTGAGTGTAGAAGACTTCATTTTTCAGCCACTTGCTCAGCGGATAAGGTTCCCTGTCAGGTTAGCAGGTTGATAACTAATGATCTCCAGCAGTAATCACACTGCTCCTGGCAGCGCCATTATTCCGACCCTCACTGTAACTTATGCGGTGACCTTTGCCGCCTCCCTTTTTGTAGAGCACTACCTCAGTGCACGTCTCCAATGCCAA
The sequence above is a segment of the Enoplosus armatus isolate fEnoArm2 chromosome 2, fEnoArm2.hap1, whole genome shotgun sequence genome. Coding sequences within it:
- the LOC139290684 gene encoding transmembrane channel-like protein 7, whose product is MEVDSVFFTDRSGRVTSNPLLDQLPSYQSLLYRRKSATGSTKRRSSSGARLGSSGSGKWGLSTFGRHEEKQKNQTEQRPIRELAKTMAEKRRDNTQRLEEARELSSWSQMRQNTRRYLRRLRDEAQEWVSSMKLWRGDIHLIEGMFGTGILSYFSFLRFLVMLNFIIFLLMFSFVMLPIIVGPHASGNTTYNANHGSVCSVYQSSARRGLVIFHEHITDLLSGGGFLEQTYLFYGYYKVDIIHFPKFTYNLPLAYLLVTIAYLFLSLIWIVKRSATGFKRNLVQDEDRFQSFCNKIFAGWDFCITNENAAKLKRSSLLYELRTDLEEERIKQKIADRTRKQRCRIYLIRLILNIFVIGVLAGCFYSIYVATIFSQEAQMNNIKENFIVDLIYEYLPSIVITLANFITPLLFSIIINYEDYSPAFEIRFTLIRCVFMRLTSIGVLLFSLWSQITCKEEPCLCGYNHLLYPCWETRVGQEMYKLTIFDFIIIVAVTIFVEFPRKLIVKHCDCGLAKWWGQQEFAIPQNVLEIVYGQTICWIGTFYSPLLPAICTIKYFFIFYIKKVSLIKNCRPATRPFRASSSNFFFLGVLLIGLALACLPVTVSVAQINCSQACGPFVNYNTSWEVLPATVSQLPQGVQTLLFALSSEAFAVSFFVVTCLAMFYVIALAGAHKRVIKQLREQLAMEGRDKLFLIQKLCQAQRLSAIKSPVSKSQPRSSSSSRSSPSYHTSFSNNFNEGVFLAHPPPDSSTHV